The nucleotide sequence TCCGGCACGATGTTGGAGGTCGCGACCAGTACCACGCCCTGCTTGAACAACTCCTCGAACAGGGTGGCGAGAATCATGGCATCGGTGATGTCCTTGACGAAGAATTCGTCAAAGCAGATCACGCGCGCTTCCACGGCAAACTTGGCCGCCACCAGCGTCAGCGGGTTCTTCTCGCCCTTGTAATGGCCAAGCTCGTTGTGGACGCGCTGCATGAAGCGGTGGAAGTGCGTCCGCATCTTGTCCGCGAAGGGCAGGCTCTCGTAGAAGGTATCGACGAGATAGGTCTTGCCGCGCCCCACGCCACCCCAGAAATACAGCCCCATGATGTCCGGGGTCCTGTCGACGGCGGCCGGCCGCGACGGCTTGCCGAACAATCGACGCACCTTGGAGCCAAGCCCGCCATTGCCCGTGACATCTTCGACCTTGTCAGGCGTCTGGCGCGGAGTACGCACCAGATCGTCATAAAGGCGCTGCAGGTGACGAACGGCATCTTCCTGGGCGGCATCGTAGGCAAAGTCATCACGCTTGAGGTCTGCCTGGTACTTCTCGAGGGGCGTAGGTGCTGGCATGGAGAAACCCGGTGCAGGCCAGATTCAGCACTGGGCTGCATCTGGCGCGAAGTGAAACGAGGTCACGCCTGCGCCAGCATGGCTGACAATCAGGCAAGAACGAAATTGCGCGGCATTATACGCCCTGAGTGCAACTTTACCCACCACACCCGACGGGAAGTCCTGCTTCCCAGGCCCTTCAGTGCCATGACGCGCCTCGATGGCGAATGGCGCCCTTGCTTCGGGGCGACCAAGGTCTCTCTCATGACGAATTGACGTGACGCGCCAACCCATCGATATAATGGAGTGCGTACGCTTTTGAAATACAGGCACTCTTTGCCTCATGGCCAGCGTCGCTGGACACACTGCAAGAGTCTGGACATTGGCAGCACATCATCGTGATGGCCTGCCCCGGCGGTGAAGATCACCGCAGTCGTGACACAAGGAGAGCGACGTGAACGAGAGCAATATTGACTGGATCCTGGCCATCGCCTGTTTTCTGGCTGGCATCGGTATCGGCGCCTTGTGCTACCACCTCCTGAATGCCAACGTGGCCCGCAATCAGAAGACCCGCCAGAAGCTGGCGGAGCGTGAGCTGGAACTGACCCAGTTCCGTGACGCCCTGAATGATCATTTCTCCAAGGCCAGTGATCTGACGGATCAGATCCAACGTGCCGGCAACGAGCTGCGCCAGCACCTGGCCAGCGGTGCCTCTTCACTGTGCGATGACAGCCAGCTCAAGCGCCGCCTGCTGGATACTGACACCACGCTTGAAGAAGACATGGGCGAGAAGGTCGACCTGCCACGTGACTATGCCGACAATCGCGGCACGCTGTCAGAGGATTTCGGTCTCAAGCCACAACCCGCGGAAGGCGAAGCGCAGAGCGCCAACCCGCCGCGCATCTGAGCAACCTCCGCCTGCCGTGAGTTCCCTCACGGCCATTGGACACGACAACGGCCACCTTCCAGGGGTGGCCGTTGTCGTTGGCAAGGATCACTCAGGCCGTCACAGGGCGACCATGAGCTGACTCAAGCAGGGTTGTCGATATCCACGAAGCGATGCTCGACGCCATGCTCGGCCGCCAGCCACTCGCCCAGCGCCCGAACCCCATCGCGCTCGGTCGCATGATGCCCTGCCGCCAGGTAGGTCACCCCCTCTTCGCGCGCACTGTGCGTGGTCCGCTCCGAGATCTCACCGGACAGGAAGGCATCGACTCCCGCCTCGATGGCCAGACCGATATAGTCCTGCGCCCCTCCCGTGCACCAGGCAATGCGCTTGATCGGCCGATCATGCCCGGCGATCACGAGCACCTCTCGCCCCAGACGACGACTGAACTCGGCCCCCAACGCGGCACTGTCCAGCTCACCGCCTGCCGCAAGCTCATCTGCGAGACGCCCGACATGCACCAGTCCACGCCCGGGGACGCCATCCAGGCATCCTTCACTGACCAACCCCAGGCGCTCGGCCAGCTGGACATTGTTGCCCAGCGTCGGATGGGCATCCAGCGGCAGGTGATACGCCGCCAGATTGATGTCGTTCGCCAGCAGTGTCTTGAGGCGACGGCGCTTCATGCCCGTGATCCGAGCGGGTTCGTTCTTCCAGAAATAGCCGTGATGCACCAGCACCATATCCGCCTGCCATGCCACGGCTTCATCCAGCAGCGCCTGATTGGCGGTAACGCCCGTCAGCACTCTGCGGACCTCGCGCCGCCCCTCGACCTGAAGTCCATTGACGGTGTAATCCTTGAAGGCCTGCGCCTCCAGACAGCCATCCAGCGCCTCGACCAGCACGTCACGATCAGCCATTGAGCCTCCAGCAGTCAGATTCATCGAGTGTTACACTGGCTGCCATTGTAACGGCGCAGCCTCACCATGTAAGCGCATGGCAGCTTCGCCGGGTACCGAGACATGGGTGACACGTCTTGAGCACGTCATCAATCTTCCTCTTCACCCTCCGCCTGCCAGCAGCAACCCTGCGGATGGCGACCGCCCCACGGCGGTTGCCCTCAGGAAAGCTGACGGCCCGGCAGGACCACGGATCATTCACCAGGACTCCTGATGCCTCAGACGCGACGCCCCCTTCGCAGTTCATTGCTCCCCCTTCTCTGGCCAGTGGTCACCGGGGTATTGCTTGCCATCGTGGTGCTGGATCGCTTCCCTGAACTTGGACATTCCGAGCCGGCGCCCGAGGTTGGCCAACAGGGCGGCCAACAGGGCGGCGCGATCGTCTCTCGAGATCAGCAGGTGCTGCCATCTCCCGCCTTGACCCTCTCCGCCGAGCAGCGCGAGGAATCCGCCAATCCGGTACTGCGCGAAGCGCCGCCACTGCAGCGCAACAGCGGGCCGGCCAGCTACCAGACCGCCGTGGACGCCGCCGCCCCCGCCGTCGTCAACATCTACTCCTCGCGCAAGATCGAGGACGACAGCAAGCACCCGCTGATGTCCGACCCCTTCTTCAACCAGTTCTACGGGGAAAATGCCTTGCGCAGCCAGCGCATGCTGTCGAGCCTGGGCTCCGGCGTCATTCTCTCGAGCGACGGCTATATCCTGACCAACAACCATGTCATTCAGGGCGCGGATCAGATACAGGTCGCCCTGCGTGATGGCCGCGAGACACTGGCCAAGGTGGTCGGGGTCGACCCCGAGTCCGATCTCGCGGCGCTGAAGATCGATCTTGAAGATCTGCCGACGGTGGCGATCGCCGACTCGACCCAGGTCCACGTCGGGGATGTCTCGCTGGCCATCGGCAACCCCTTCGGAGTCGGTCAGACCGTCACCATGGGCATCATCTCGGCCACCGGACGCAACCATCTTGGCCTGAATGCCTACGAGGACTTCATCCAGACCGATGCCGCGATCAATCCCGGCAACTCCGGTGGAGCGTTGATCAATACCGATGGCTCACTGGTCGGCATCAATACTGCCATCTACTCCCGCTCCGGTGGCTCGCAGGGCATCGGTTTCGCCATCCCCGCCAACCTGGCACGTGACATCCTCGAATCACTGGTCGATCACGGCCGGGTGATTCGCGGCTGGCTGGGCCTGGAAGTCCAGGAGCTGACGCCGTCGCTGGCGCACTCCTTCGGCTTGAGCGCTCCGCAAGGCGTGGTGGTCGCCGCCGTGCTGCGGGATGGCCCCGCGGCGCAGGCCGGCCTGCGTCCCGGTGACATCCTGACGGCAGTCGCCGGCAAGCGCCTGATCGATGC is from Cobetia marina and encodes:
- a CDS encoding YhcB family protein — encoded protein: MNESNIDWILAIACFLAGIGIGALCYHLLNANVARNQKTRQKLAERELELTQFRDALNDHFSKASDLTDQIQRAGNELRQHLASGASSLCDDSQLKRRLLDTDTTLEEDMGEKVDLPRDYADNRGTLSEDFGLKPQPAEGEAQSANPPRI
- a CDS encoding S1C family serine protease: MPQTRRPLRSSLLPLLWPVVTGVLLAIVVLDRFPELGHSEPAPEVGQQGGQQGGAIVSRDQQVLPSPALTLSAEQREESANPVLREAPPLQRNSGPASYQTAVDAAAPAVVNIYSSRKIEDDSKHPLMSDPFFNQFYGENALRSQRMLSSLGSGVILSSDGYILTNNHVIQGADQIQVALRDGRETLAKVVGVDPESDLAALKIDLEDLPTVAIADSTQVHVGDVSLAIGNPFGVGQTVTMGIISATGRNHLGLNAYEDFIQTDAAINPGNSGGALINTDGSLVGINTAIYSRSGGSQGIGFAIPANLARDILESLVDHGRVIRGWLGLEVQELTPSLAHSFGLSAPQGVVVAAVLRDGPAAQAGLRPGDILTAVAGKRLIDARLAMADIAAVKPGDTLQLNLLRDGKPMEVSVKVGERPIPDSTPSPAAAAPGVSSPG
- a CDS encoding Nif3-like dinuclear metal center hexameric protein translates to MADRDVLVEALDGCLEAQAFKDYTVNGLQVEGRREVRRVLTGVTANQALLDEAVAWQADMVLVHHGYFWKNEPARITGMKRRRLKTLLANDINLAAYHLPLDAHPTLGNNVQLAERLGLVSEGCLDGVPGRGLVHVGRLADELAAGGELDSAALGAEFSRRLGREVLVIAGHDRPIKRIAWCTGGAQDYIGLAIEAGVDAFLSGEISERTTHSAREEGVTYLAAGHHATERDGVRALGEWLAAEHGVEHRFVDIDNPA